The DNA sequence GTAACATATATCTTAATATTTATCAAAAAATAAAATTTAAAAAACGTGTAATAGATTTTTCTGATCTTGAATGGAAAATTTATTGTTTATTTACTGATAATAATCATGTTATTTATTTGCAAAATAGATTAAATACTTTATATAAATATATTTTACTAGATGAATTTCAGGATACTAGTCCATTGCAATGGATTATTATTAAATCTTGGATAGAAAAGTATAATATAAAAAAAATAAAACCATCAATATTTATCGTGGGAGATCCAAAGCAATCAATTTATCGATTTCGTCATGCTGATCCACGTATATTTACTGCGGCTTGTAAATTATTAAAAAAACGTAATGCTTTTGTTTTACGAGCTAATCGAACTTGGCGTAATTCTATAGATTTAATTAATGTATTTAATCTTAGTTTTAAAAAAAATCCAATTTATACCAAACAAACTACTTGTTGCAAAAATATAGGAAATGTATGGAGACTTCCATTAGTAACAAATACATTTTTTTTTGAAAAGAATATTAATAAAAATATATTAAAAAATAATATTTATAATAATTCACCGGATAATTTTTATGAAGAAGAGGATGATTTTCATAAAAAAGAAGGAAAAATGATAGCTCAAATATTATTATATTTAAAAAAAAATTTTTCAATAAATAATACTAAATCTTATAATACTAAAAATAATAGAAATTTAATATGGTCAGATGTAATTATTTTAATAAGAAAACGTACACATTTGTTATCATATGAAAGTGCATTACGTTACTTTGGAATTCCATTTATATCAGATAAACGAAATGGTTTACTTGAATCTCTAGAAATAACTGATTTAATTGCATTATTAAAATTTTTGAATATACCAAGTGATTCTTTATCATTAGCGCATGTATTAAAAAGTCCTATTTCAGGATCTTCTGATGAAGATTTAATTATATTAGCAAAACGTTCAGAAAAAACTTGGTGGAAACGTTTACAAGCTATATGTAAGGATAATATCGAATTATTTTCTTTGAAAAGAATTTATAATTTATTAAAAAAATGGTTAGCAATTTCTTTAAATTTGCCTGTATGTAATTTACTGGACATTATTTTATATGAAGGAAAAATAATTAAACGTTATATTCAATATACAGCGGAATTTAAAAGAAATCAAGTAATTGGTAATATTTATAAATTTTTAGAATTATCTTTTAAATTAAATCTTAATAATTATATTACTTTATCAAAATTTATAGATATATTATCAAATTTAGACGATAAAGTGGAAAATAATTCTCCAAGTGAAGAAAAAGTTAATGCATACGTTAATGCGGTGCGTATTTTAACCGTGCATAGCGCAAAAGGATTAGAGGCGCCAGTAGTGATTATTTTGGATGCAAATCACAGTAAACAGAATTCCGATAAGATTGGTATTTTATGTAATTGGCCTCAAAATAAATTAAAACCAGAACATTTTTCTGTATATTCTCATGAAAAAGGAATGGCTCGTAATATTTTATTTAAAAGAGAGAAAAAATTTAAAGAACAAGAAGATTGGAATTTATATTATGTTGCATTAACTCGAGCTAAACAATTACTTATTATTAGTGGAGTTAGAGATAAAAATAAAACAAATGGATTGATATTAAATAGTTGGTATGAGCGCTTAAAAGGAGCAACTGATTTATCTATTAATTTTTTAGAAAATATAATAAATAATTCTTCAAAATTAATAAATTTATATAACTCAAATTTTAAGGAAAGTAATAAAATTATTTTTTCATTATTTGAATCACCTTGCTTAGAACTTAAAAATAAATCAATAATTAACATTGCTCATGATAAAATTAACATAGATAAAGGTATTATTTTTCATAATTTATTAGAACGACTTTGTTTGCAAAAAAAATGGCCAATAATTGTGCCAACAATAGATTTTATTTCGAGATGGTTAAAATGTTCATTATCATTAGCAAAAATAGGACAAGAATATGTAATAAAAGTATTATCGCAATCACACTTAAGACGTTTTTTTGATGCATCGAAATATTTAAAAGCATATAATGAAATGGAAATTGTCATAAATAATATTACTTTTAGATTAGATCGTGTTGTGGAATTTAATGATGAAATTTGGATTATTGAGTATAAATTAAATTTATTTAAAAGTGAGGAAAAAATTTATAGAATACAATTAAAAAAATATCGTAATTCTCTTAAAACTATATGGATGAAAAAAAAAATTCGTGTTGCATTTATTACTTCTGATGGTAATTTATTAGAATAATTATATTGAATAAAGTTTCTTAAAAATTAATATAAATAAATTATAAAATTTTATATAAAATTTGTATTTATTTTTTAAAAGTTATAATATGCTTATAATTAAATCTCTATTCATTATTAGATAATGAAAATTATTTATATATATTTAAAGTCACTAATTTCATTATTTATTCTAAAATTTAAATTAAATATTATTTAACAAAATTTATTATTAAAATAGTATGACTATAATTCGTGTTAAAGAAAATGAACCCTTTGAAATTGCTATACGAAGATTTAAACGAACTATTGAAAAAACAGGTCTATTAACTGATTTACGTGCTCGTGAATTTTATGAAAAACCAACTACGAAAAGAAAGCGTAAATTAGCTGCAGCAATAAAACGTCATTATAAACGTATACGTAGTCAACAATTACCTAAAAAAATGTATTAAATATATAATTTTTAAGAAATTAATTTTAAGAAATAATGATTTAACTTTAATGTTATTATTTTAAATACAGTGATCTCGCAATTATTTATAAATAATTTAATTAATCGCATAGATATTGTGCATATAATTAGCGATTATATTTCATTAAAAAAAAGCGGCTCTAATTTTGTTGGATTATGTCCGTTTCATGATGAAAAAACTCCTAGTTTTACTGTTTATCCAATTAAAAAATTTTATTATTGCTTCGGGTGTGGTATATATGGTGATGCAATTCAATTTTTAATTAATTATTTAGGATTTCATTTCGTAGAATCTGTTAATTATCTAAAAAAAAATATCGGTATTTACGAAAAAGATGAAAAAAATTATTATTTTAATAACAAAATATTATCTGAAAAATCATCTAAATATTCTCATATAGCTTTAACTAACATAGACTTATCTTTATTAAAAAAAATAATGATATGTGCTTCTAATTTTTATAAAATACAGTTAAAAAATTCAAAAGAAGCTGTAAATTTTTTAAAAAACCGTGGATTAAATAAAGAAATAATTTTACGATTTAATTTAGGTTACGCGCCAAATGAATGGAATGCATTAAATAAAGTTTTTTTAGATTATAATAATGTCAATATATTAACTTCCTCCGGTCTCATTGTGGATAAAATAATAGATAAAGTAAATCAATCATCTGTTATTAAAAAACATAAGCGTTATGATCGATTTCGTGGAAGAATTATGTTTCCAATTAAAAATATTGATGGACAAATAATTGGTTTTGGTGGTCGTTTAATAAAAGATTCTAATGAAGCAAAATATATAAATTCTCCAGAAACTCCTTTATTTCATAAAAGCAATGAATTATATGGTTTATTTGAAGCTAAAAATGCCATTAAAAAATCTGGGTATGTATTAGTTACTGAAGGATATATGGATGTAATCGGATTATCACAATTTGGTTTTTTGCAAACAGTAGCTATACTTGGAACGACCTGCACCTCTACTCATATAAAAAAAATACTATTTTATACTAATTGTATAATTTTTAGTTTTGATGGTGATCAAGCGGGACGTCGCGCTGCTCGTCGAGCTTTGGAGGTATGTTTAATTTATGCTACAGATGATAAAATAATTAAATTTTTATTTTTACCTGTTAAGTATGATCCAGATAGTTATATTAGAAAATTTGGATCTAAAATATTTAGTAAAAAAATATTAGAAGCAATGTCGTTGTTACAGTTTTTTTTGGAAGAAATTATTGTGAATTACAATTTAAAAACAATAAAAGATATTGAAAAAGCAAAATATAATATCGAATATTTATTTAAAATAATTCCATTATCATCATCATTAAAATTTAAAATTATAAGTAGTTTATCTAAAGTAACAAAATCATCATTTAATGAAATTAATAATCTATTTAAAATAAATACTTTAAGCATTAAATCTATAAAACAAAAAAATATATTACCAATGTGTATTGAGCATCAAATTATGCGCTTATTAATTTCTTATCCATCACTAATAAATGAGATAAATTCAGAGGATATGATGATATTTTCTAAATGCTCACCAAATTATGTCAAAATGTTTTCTCAATTAATTAATACTATTTATGTTTTTGAAAATAATATTGATTATTCTAAATTTATAGAGCATTTAAAAAAAATTAATATAAATTTTGAATCAATTATTTTTAAAATTAAGAATAATTTTGAATACAGTATTGAAATTGCTAAAAAAATATTATTAGATGCTATTTATAAAATAAAAATACGAATATTAAATAATGAATTAAATGATTTAATAAAAAAGGGATCATTAGACGAGCAATCTAAAATACGTTATCGCAATATAATATCATATAAAAAAAAATTGGAATATAAAAAAATTAAATAAAATTAAATTGATAAAAAATATATTTTATATTAAAATAAAACACTTAGGAAAGTTTCAATTTGAAAACAATAATATAAAATAGGTTTTTCAAAATGAAATTTATTAATAAAATAAAAAATAGAAAAGCAAAAGAAAAGGCGTTATTGAAGGATGCATTTTCTTTTAATATGAAATCTAGTAGAGAAGAAATTGAAAATCAAAAAAAAAAGTTAAAAATATTAATTAAAATTGGTAAAGAACGTGGTTATTTAACTTTTTCAGAAATTAATGATTTTCTCCCCGAGGATATTATCGATCAAGAAATAATTGAAAGTATTATTAAAACTTTTCAAGATATGGATATTTCTGTATCAGAACATGTATTAGATACGGAGGCATTAATACTTTCTGATAATATTATCACTAATGTTACTAGCGATGATTATTTTGAAGAAGCGACAGAGGAAGCATTATCTACAGTTGATTCTAATTTTTGTCGAAACAAAGATCCAATCAAGATGTATATGAGAGAAATGGGCTCAGTTGAATTATTAACTAGAGATGGAGAGATTGAAATAGCTAAACGTATTGAGGACGGTTTAAAAGATATGATTCATGCTATTTCTTCATGCCCTACTACTATTATGGAAATATTAATAGCCGCCGATAAAATTTCAAAAAATGAAATTAAGATAGATGAAATAGTTGATGGTTTAATCGATAAAAAATTTTTTAGTCATGATCATGTTATTAAAAAAAATAACAAAGGTAATAATAAAAAAAATAATGGAGAAAAAATATTGGTTGAATCTAGCTCAGCTGATTTATCTACAGAACAATTAGAAAAATTAAAATATGAATCTTTAATAAAGTTTTCTAATATATCTTTTCATTTTGATAAAATGAGAAAAGCTTTTGAAAAGGAGGGATATAATTCAGAGTCATATATAAAAGCACATAATAACATTTCTAATGAAATGTTAGGTATTCGATTTACAGCAAAAATTATTGAAAAATTATGCGATACCTTGCGAAATCAAATTAATAAAGTTTCTCAAATAGAGAAACAAATTTTAGAAATTGTTGTTAATAAATGTGGAATGCCGCGTTTACATTTTGTTAAAGTTTTTCCAGAAAATGAAATTAATTTAAATTGGATAGATAATGAAATTAAAGTTAAACATGATTATAATTTAATTTTATGTCGAAATATTCCTTTTATAAAAGAATTACAACAAAAATTAATTAATTTACAGATAGATATTGTTTTACCATTAGATGATTTACGCGATATAAATAGAAAAATGATTTCTGGAGAAATGAAAGCTCGTAGAGCAAAACGAGAAATGACAGAAGCTAATTTAAGATTAGTAATTTCAATTGCAAAAAAATATACTGATCGCGGTCTTCAATTTCTTGATTTAATTCAAGAGGGAAATATTGGTTTAATGAAGGCAGTTGATAAATTTGAATATCGTCGTGGTTATAAATTTTCTACTTATGCAACATGGTGGATAAGACAGGCAATTACTCGATCAATTGCAGATCAAGCTAGAACTATTCGTATTCCGGTGCATATGATTGAGACAATTAATAAAATAAGTAGAATATCTCGTCAAATTTTACAAGAAACCGGTTCAGAACCAGATCCCTCTGTACTTGCAATTAAGATGGAAATGTCTGAAGAAAAAATTAGAAAAATTATGAAAATTGCAAAAGAACCAGTTTCTATGGAAACCCCAGTAGGGGATGATGAGGATTCTCATTTAGGTGATTTCATTGAAGATGAAAATATGTTAGCACCTTCAGATGCTGCATTAAATGCATCAATGCGTGCCGTAGTTAAAGATATTCTTAATTCATTAACTCCAAGAGAAGCTAAGGTTCTGCGTATGCGATTTGGTATTGAAATGTCAAGTGATCATACGTTAGAGGAGGTTGGTAAACAATTTGATGTAACACGAGAGCGAATTCGACAAATAGAAGCAAAAGCATTACGTAAATTGCGTCATCCTTCTCGATCTGATAAATTAAAAAGTTTTTTAGAAGGGAAGATAATTAAAAAAAATTAATTTTAAAAATTCTTAATAATTTTTAAAATTAATATAATAGTTATATACTAGAAATTAATTAGGGCCTCTAGCTCATGATTGGTTAGAGCAGCGGACTCATCAAAATGGTGACTTTTTTCAGAAATGAAAATTGAAAAGAATCTAAGTAAAGATTTAAAAAATTGGGTTAATTCAGGGGAACCTAAGTTTATAATAAAAATATGGCAATCCTGAGCCAAGTCAAAAATACATTTTTGAAAGGTGCAGAGACTAGCGGAGAGGTAGAGTCCTCTTAATTACCGATAAAAAATACCCGACACCTGAACAATATTTTATTTTTGAATATTGAAGGTGATGAGATAGTCCAGTAAATAGTGAAAACTATAAAAAAACTGAATCCGTTGGCGCCGTGTTCGACTCACGGGAGGCCCATATTTATTTTTTATTTTTTTGAAATAAAGAATAAAAAAAACCATCATAATCTTGATTTTTATTTATAGTGGGTAACAATTGACCTGGTGAATATAATCTAATAGAATCTTTATGATTTTTAGAAAAAATCATTGCTTGTTCTTCTGATTCTTCAAACCATAGTGAACATGTTACAAATAATAATTTTCCACCAGGTTTTAACATTTTCCATAAATTATCGAGAATTTTATAAGAGTATTTAGAAAGTTTTTTAATATCATTTTTTCTTCGTAACCATGGTATATCTGGATTTCTTCTAACAACACCGGATCCAGTACATGGTACATCAGCTAAAATTCGATCAAAATATTTATTTTCAGAAAATTTAAAACGATTATTAGTTTTTTTATTTATATTTATAGATAATTTCTTTAAATTAATTTTACTTATATCTAAAGGAATTAATGTTGCTTTTAGATTTAATCGTTTTAAATTTTCTGAAATCATATTTAATCGACTTGAATTATTATCAACTGCAATTAGTTTAATATCCGCAATTTCTAATAAATGACAGGTTTTACCACCTGGTGCAGCGCAAGCATCTAATACATACATTCCGGAACGAATATCTAATAATGGCGCAGCTAATTGAGCGGCTGCATCTTGAATTGAGCTAAATCCATTTAAAAATTTAGGAATTTTATAAATAGAAATCGGAGTATGTAATTTTATCGCTAATGGCCCAATAATAGTTGTTTCTAATCCTGATTTTTTTAAAAGTTTATTATAAGAAATAAGAGTAGTTTTACGTTGATTAATTCGTAATGTTAGTGGTGGTTTTTTATGACCAATATCTAAAATATTCTTCCATTGAAAAAAATTAGGATAAGTAATTTTAATATGATTTATCCACCATATAGGATAATTCCAATAACTTTCAGAAATATTATATATTTTTTTAAATATTTCTTTCTTTTCTCGAAGAAATTTTCGTAAAATTGCATTAATCATATTTTTTGCATAAATTATTTTAAAATTGAACTGGGCAACATTAACAGATTGATGAACTATAGTATATATTTTATAATAATTTTTAATGTTATTATTTTTATTTTTTATATTTCTATTTTCTGTTTTAATTAATAAAGCTAAAGAACAAAAAAATAATCCTTTTAATATTGAAATTTTTATCGGTTTTTTGATTAATTTATTTAATAACATTTCAACTAATCGAAGATGTCGTATAGTATAATAAGTAATATCTTTTATTGCTCCTTTTGCTTTTTCAGAAATATTTTTTTTATTAAATATTTCTGAAAAAGCTTTTTTTAAAGATATTCTGTTTTTTACATATATAACAGATTTTGCGGAATTATATAAATAAAATGATAAAGAATTATTATTTTTTTTATAATTATTAATATTATTATTTCGCGACATTTATTTTTAATAACGATAATTATCTAATTTATATGGTCCATTTTTAGAAACTCCAATATATTTAGCTTGCTGATTTGTTAATTTTGATAATTGTACATTTAATTTTTTTAATTGAAGACGAGCCACTTTTTCATCAAGAATTTTAGGTAAAGTATATATTCCAATAGGATAGTCAGATGTATTATTAAATAATTCAATTTGAGCGAGTGTTTGATTAGCAAATGAAGAGCTCATGACATAAGAGGGATGACCAGTTCCACATCCTAAATTAACTAAGCGACCTTCCGCTAAAAGAATTATTTTTTTTCCATCTGGAAAAATAATATGATCTACTTGTGGTTTTATATTTTCCCATTTATATTTTTTTAATTCTGAGACTTCAATTTCATTATCAAAATGCCCTATATTACAAACAATAGCTTGATCTTTCATATTTCTCATATGATCATGAGTGATTACATGATAATTACCGGTACATGTAACAAAAATATCACCATATTTTTGCGCATATTCCATTGTTACAACTAAAAATCCTTCCATAGCAGCTTGTAACGCGCAAATTGGATCAATTTCAATTATCCATACTTGAGCTGATAATGCTCGCATTGCTTGAGCAGATCCTTTTCCAACATCACCATAACCAATTATTACGGCAATTTTTCCAGCAATCATAACATCTGTTGCTCGCTTAATACCATCAATTAAAGATTCGCGACAACCATATAAGTTATCAAATTTTGACTTAGTTACAGAATCATTTACATTAATCGCTGGAAAAGCTAATTTACCATCTTGAAGCATGCGACGTAATCGATAAACACCTGTAGTAGTTTCTTCGGTTACTCCTTTTATTTGTTTTAATCGGGAAGAATACCATTTTGAGTGAATTTTTAATCTATTTTTAATAGATTTAAATAAATATGCTTCTTCTTCTGAGCACGGGTTAGATAATATAGATATGTTATTTTCGGCTTGAGCTCCTAAATGTAATAAAAATGTAGCATCACCCCCATCATCTAAAATCATATTAGCTTGTTCCGTATTGGAGTTTCCTGGCCACTCAAAAATTCGATGATTAAATTCCCAATAATCATTTATAGATTCACCTTTGAATGCAAAAACAGGAATACCGTTATTAGCAATTGCTGCAGCGGCATGATCTTGTGTTGAATAAATATTACAAGAAGACCATCTTACTTTAGCTCCTAAATATTTTAATGTTTCAATTAATACAGCGGTTTGAATAGTCATATGAATTGAACCGCTAATTCGCGCACCTTTCAAAGGTTTACTTTTTAAAAATTCTTCTCGAATAGCAATTAAACTAAACATTTCTGTTTCAGCGATTTCTATTTCCTTTCTACCCCATGAGGATAAATTTATATCGGCAATAACAAAATCTTTTGATATAGAATTATTTTTTTGTTTTAAATTATTCATATTATTATATATTTTACAAAAATTTAAATATTTAAAAAATTAAAAACCCGCAGAAGCCTTTAATATTTCAGCTTTATCAGTTAATTCCCATGTAAATTCTGGTTCTTTACGACCAAAATGACCATAAACTGAAGTTTTTTTATAAATCGGGCGTAATAAATTAAGCATTTTTATAATACTTTTTGGGCGTAAATCAAAATGTTTTTTAACTAACAAAGTTAATTTTTCGTCACTTATTTTACCGCTACCAAAAGAAGTAACCATAATTGAAGTTGGTTTTGCTATTCCGATTGCGTAAGATATTTGTATCTGACAACGTTTCGCTAAATCAGCGGCAATAATATTTTTTGCTATATAACGTGCCACATATGCAGCAGAACGATCAATTTTAGAAGGATCTTTTCCTGAAAAAGCCCCCCCACCATGAGGTGCAGCACCTCCATAAGTATCAACAATTATTTTACGACCAGTTAAACCACAGTCTCCTTTTGGTCCCCCAATTACAAATCTTCCTGTTGGATTAATTAAATAACGAGTGTTTTTTAATAATTTTCCAGGAATTATTGGGAGAATAATTTCTTCTATTACCGCTTCTTTAAGAGATTTATATGATACTTCTGGATCATGTTGAGTCGATAATACAATTGTATCAATAGCTATCGGTTTTCCATTTTCATATTTTAAAGTAACTTGAGATTTAGCATCTGGACGCAACCAAGGTAAATTACCATTTTTTCGTAATTTTGATTGTCTTTTTACAAGAAGATGAGAATAATAAATAGCGGCCGGCATAAATTCTGGTGTTTCATCACAGGCATACCCAAACATTAAACC is a window from the Candidatus Profftella armatura (Diaphorina cf. continua) genome containing:
- a CDS encoding UvrD-helicase domain-containing protein — protein: MNKKIQKLSEASYEINGISSEIQSFINISCNPKYSVIVEACAGSGKTWLLVNRILHILLNGAETSEILAITFTNKAAKEILKRLMNLLKELSLSSDEKISILLYERGISEKKILKFIPLARNLYQKLIIKNQNLSIYTFHGWFAYLMQITPLFFKSIRGYKLIEFTGKIMEDAYNQLITLVSKSKDESIIKKSLIILYDLVGTSNENIRKLLNIFIDKRVEWWILSRNNKNNAIEILRKLMGKDSKLDARFSLWKNSSKISDINVIVHLLKKGSLINKKRALIIEKILLSNPSANNFSILTNQFFDKNGKLRSNLKTKDLKNELVRYFKSDELLSVNKFDIKFKKIAEYLKELLKRSKESSILLINKALFKLGNIYLNIYQKIKFKKRVIDFSDLEWKIYCLFTDNNHVIYLQNRLNTLYKYILLDEFQDTSPLQWIIIKSWIEKYNIKKIKPSIFIVGDPKQSIYRFRHADPRIFTAACKLLKKRNAFVLRANRTWRNSIDLINVFNLSFKKNPIYTKQTTCCKNIGNVWRLPLVTNTFFFEKNINKNILKNNIYNNSPDNFYEEEDDFHKKEGKMIAQILLYLKKNFSINNTKSYNTKNNRNLIWSDVIILIRKRTHLLSYESALRYFGIPFISDKRNGLLESLEITDLIALLKFLNIPSDSLSLAHVLKSPISGSSDEDLIILAKRSEKTWWKRLQAICKDNIELFSLKRIYNLLKKWLAISLNLPVCNLLDIILYEGKIIKRYIQYTAEFKRNQVIGNIYKFLELSFKLNLNNYITLSKFIDILSNLDDKVENNSPSEEKVNAYVNAVRILTVHSAKGLEAPVVIILDANHSKQNSDKIGILCNWPQNKLKPEHFSVYSHEKGMARNILFKREKKFKEQEDWNLYYVALTRAKQLLIISGVRDKNKTNGLILNSWYERLKGATDLSINFLENIINNSSKLINLYNSNFKESNKIIFSLFESPCLELKNKSIINIAHDKINIDKGIIFHNLLERLCLQKKWPIIVPTIDFISRWLKCSLSLAKIGQEYVIKVLSQSHLRRFFDASKYLKAYNEMEIVINNITFRLDRVVEFNDEIWIIEYKLNLFKSEEKIYRIQLKKYRNSLKTIWMKKKIRVAFITSDGNLLE
- the rpsU gene encoding 30S ribosomal protein S21, giving the protein MTIIRVKENEPFEIAIRRFKRTIEKTGLLTDLRAREFYEKPTTKRKRKLAAAIKRHYKRIRSQQLPKKMY
- the dnaG gene encoding DNA primase yields the protein MISQLFINNLINRIDIVHIISDYISLKKSGSNFVGLCPFHDEKTPSFTVYPIKKFYYCFGCGIYGDAIQFLINYLGFHFVESVNYLKKNIGIYEKDEKNYYFNNKILSEKSSKYSHIALTNIDLSLLKKIMICASNFYKIQLKNSKEAVNFLKNRGLNKEIILRFNLGYAPNEWNALNKVFLDYNNVNILTSSGLIVDKIIDKVNQSSVIKKHKRYDRFRGRIMFPIKNIDGQIIGFGGRLIKDSNEAKYINSPETPLFHKSNELYGLFEAKNAIKKSGYVLVTEGYMDVIGLSQFGFLQTVAILGTTCTSTHIKKILFYTNCIIFSFDGDQAGRRAARRALEVCLIYATDDKIIKFLFLPVKYDPDSYIRKFGSKIFSKKILEAMSLLQFFLEEIIVNYNLKTIKDIEKAKYNIEYLFKIIPLSSSLKFKIISSLSKVTKSSFNEINNLFKINTLSIKSIKQKNILPMCIEHQIMRLLISYPSLINEINSEDMMIFSKCSPNYVKMFSQLINTIYVFENNIDYSKFIEHLKKININFESIIFKIKNNFEYSIEIAKKILLDAIYKIKIRILNNELNDLIKKGSLDEQSKIRYRNIISYKKKLEYKKIK
- the rpoD gene encoding RNA polymerase sigma factor RpoD; the protein is MKFINKIKNRKAKEKALLKDAFSFNMKSSREEIENQKKKLKILIKIGKERGYLTFSEINDFLPEDIIDQEIIESIIKTFQDMDISVSEHVLDTEALILSDNIITNVTSDDYFEEATEEALSTVDSNFCRNKDPIKMYMREMGSVELLTRDGEIEIAKRIEDGLKDMIHAISSCPTTIMEILIAADKISKNEIKIDEIVDGLIDKKFFSHDHVIKKNNKGNNKKNNGEKILVESSSADLSTEQLEKLKYESLIKFSNISFHFDKMRKAFEKEGYNSESYIKAHNNISNEMLGIRFTAKIIEKLCDTLRNQINKVSQIEKQILEIVVNKCGMPRLHFVKVFPENEINLNWIDNEIKVKHDYNLILCRNIPFIKELQQKLINLQIDIVLPLDDLRDINRKMISGEMKARRAKREMTEANLRLVISIAKKYTDRGLQFLDLIQEGNIGLMKAVDKFEYRRGYKFSTYATWWIRQAITRSIADQARTIRIPVHMIETINKISRISRQILQETGSEPDPSVLAIKMEMSEEKIRKIMKIAKEPVSMETPVGDDEDSHLGDFIEDENMLAPSDAALNASMRAVVKDILNSLTPREAKVLRMRFGIEMSSDHTLEEVGKQFDVTRERIRQIEAKALRKLRHPSRSDKLKSFLEGKIIKKN
- the rsmB gene encoding 16S rRNA (cytosine(967)-C(5))-methyltransferase RsmB, encoding MSRNNNINNYKKNNNSLSFYLYNSAKSVIYVKNRISLKKAFSEIFNKKNISEKAKGAIKDITYYTIRHLRLVEMLLNKLIKKPIKISILKGLFFCSLALLIKTENRNIKNKNNNIKNYYKIYTIVHQSVNVAQFNFKIIYAKNMINAILRKFLREKKEIFKKIYNISESYWNYPIWWINHIKITYPNFFQWKNILDIGHKKPPLTLRINQRKTTLISYNKLLKKSGLETTIIGPLAIKLHTPISIYKIPKFLNGFSSIQDAAAQLAAPLLDIRSGMYVLDACAAPGGKTCHLLEIADIKLIAVDNNSSRLNMISENLKRLNLKATLIPLDISKINLKKLSININKKTNNRFKFSENKYFDRILADVPCTGSGVVRRNPDIPWLRRKNDIKKLSKYSYKILDNLWKMLKPGGKLLFVTCSLWFEESEEQAMIFSKNHKDSIRLYSPGQLLPTINKNQDYDGFFYSLFQKNKK
- the ahcY gene encoding adenosylhomocysteinase; this encodes MNNLKQKNNSISKDFVIADINLSSWGRKEIEIAETEMFSLIAIREEFLKSKPLKGARISGSIHMTIQTAVLIETLKYLGAKVRWSSCNIYSTQDHAAAAIANNGIPVFAFKGESINDYWEFNHRIFEWPGNSNTEQANMILDDGGDATFLLHLGAQAENNISILSNPCSEEEAYLFKSIKNRLKIHSKWYSSRLKQIKGVTEETTTGVYRLRRMLQDGKLAFPAINVNDSVTKSKFDNLYGCRESLIDGIKRATDVMIAGKIAVIIGYGDVGKGSAQAMRALSAQVWIIEIDPICALQAAMEGFLVVTMEYAQKYGDIFVTCTGNYHVITHDHMRNMKDQAIVCNIGHFDNEIEVSELKKYKWENIKPQVDHIIFPDGKKIILLAEGRLVNLGCGTGHPSYVMSSSFANQTLAQIELFNNTSDYPIGIYTLPKILDEKVARLQLKKLNVQLSKLTNQQAKYIGVSKNGPYKLDNYRY
- the metK gene encoding methionine adenosyltransferase; translation: MPNDYLFTSESVSEGHPDKIADQISDAILDEIFLKDLKARVAAETLCNTNLIVLSGEITTNANINYVNIVRKTIKEIGYNHIDYGIDYKSCAVLLIYNKQSPDIAQGVNEGEGLNFDQGAGDQGLMFGYACDETPEFMPAAIYYSHLLVKRQSKLRKNGNLPWLRPDAKSQVTLKYENGKPIAIDTIVLSTQHDPEVSYKSLKEAVIEEIILPIIPGKLLKNTRYLINPTGRFVIGGPKGDCGLTGRKIIVDTYGGAAPHGGGAFSGKDPSKIDRSAAYVARYIAKNIIAADLAKRCQIQISYAIGIAKPTSIMVTSFGSGKISDEKLTLLVKKHFDLRPKSIIKMLNLLRPIYKKTSVYGHFGRKEPEFTWELTDKAEILKASAGF